In a genomic window of Xylophilus rhododendri:
- the nusG gene encoding transcription termination/antitermination protein NusG, which yields MADTVDNTSDDALVPEGASAPAAPAANPDLRWYIVHAYSGMEKAVERNISERIVRGGMEQRFGRILVPTEEVVEVKNGQRRTTERRLFPGYVFVEMVMDDDTWHLVKHTNKVTGFVGGAKNRPAPISEEEVQKIVSQMQEGTEKPRHKVEFIVGELVRVKEGPFTDFNGSVEEVNYEKNKVRVSVTIFGRATPVELEFGQVEKT from the coding sequence ATGGCGGACACCGTGGACAACACTTCCGACGACGCGCTGGTTCCCGAGGGCGCTTCTGCGCCCGCAGCGCCTGCTGCCAATCCGGACCTGCGCTGGTACATCGTCCATGCCTATTCGGGCATGGAAAAGGCGGTCGAGCGCAACATCAGCGAGCGCATCGTGCGCGGCGGCATGGAGCAGCGCTTCGGCCGCATCCTGGTGCCCACCGAAGAGGTGGTCGAGGTCAAGAACGGCCAGCGCCGCACCACCGAGCGCCGCCTGTTCCCGGGCTACGTCTTCGTCGAGATGGTGATGGACGACGACACCTGGCACCTGGTCAAGCACACCAACAAGGTGACCGGCTTCGTCGGCGGCGCCAAGAACCGTCCGGCGCCGATCTCGGAAGAAGAAGTCCAGAAGATCGTCAGCCAGATGCAGGAAGGCACCGAGAAGCCCCGCCACAAGGTGGAGTTCATCGTGGGCGAACTGGTGCGCGTCAAGGAAGGCCCCTTCACCGACTTCAACGGTTCGGTCGAGGAAGTCAATTACGAGAAGAACAAGGTGCGGGTGTCCGTCACCATCTTCGGCCGCGCCACGCCGGTCGAACTCGAATTCGGCCAGGTCGAGAAGACCTGA
- the secE gene encoding preprotein translocase subunit SecE, producing the protein MATSQVETVSTGADKAKIGLSIAMVLAALVAFYLLSRQGALAQWAALLVGLVVAAVLFFTSENGKQLIAFGQDSWREVRKVVWPARKEAIQITAYVFGFVIVMALFLWVTDKTLEWVFYDLLLGWRK; encoded by the coding sequence ATGGCGACTTCCCAAGTTGAAACCGTCAGCACCGGCGCGGACAAGGCCAAGATCGGCCTGTCCATCGCCATGGTGCTGGCCGCGCTGGTCGCGTTCTATCTGCTGTCGCGCCAGGGCGCATTGGCGCAGTGGGCCGCGTTGCTGGTCGGCCTGGTGGTCGCCGCCGTGCTGTTCTTCACCTCGGAAAACGGCAAGCAGCTGATTGCCTTCGGCCAGGATTCCTGGCGCGAGGTGCGCAAGGTCGTATGGCCGGCGCGCAAGGAGGCCATCCAGATCACCGCCTACGTATTCGGCTTCGTGATCGTGATGGCCTTGTTCCTGTGGGTGACCGACAAGACGCTGGAATGGGTCTTCTACGACCTGTTGCTGGGCTGGAGAAAATAA
- the tuf gene encoding elongation factor Tu: MAKGKFERTKPHVNVGTIGHVDHGKTTLTAAIATVLSKKFGGEAKAYDQIDAAPEEKARGITINTAHVEYETANRHYAHVDCPGHADYVKNMITGAAQMDGAILVCSAADGPMPQTREHILLARQVGVPYIIVFLNKCDMVDDAELLELVEMEVRELLDKYDFPGDDTPIIHGSAKLALEGDSGKLGEEAIMKLAEALDTYIPTPERAVDGAFLMPVEDVFSISGRGTVVTGRVERGIVKVGEEIEIVGIRDTVKTTCTGVEMFRKLLDQGQAGDNVGILLRGTKREEVERGQVLCKPGSIKPHTHFTAEVYVLSKDEGGRHTPFFNNYRPQFYFRTTDVTGAIELPTDKEMVMPGDNVSITVKLINPIAMEEGLRFAIREGGKTVGAGVVAKIIA, from the coding sequence ATGGCAAAAGGAAAATTCGAGCGGACCAAGCCCCACGTCAACGTGGGCACCATCGGCCACGTGGACCATGGCAAGACCACGCTGACGGCTGCGATCGCAACCGTTCTGTCGAAGAAGTTCGGCGGCGAAGCCAAGGCCTACGACCAGATCGACGCAGCGCCTGAAGAAAAGGCCCGCGGCATCACGATCAACACGGCCCACGTCGAGTACGAAACGGCCAACCGCCACTACGCACACGTCGACTGCCCCGGCCACGCCGACTACGTCAAGAACATGATCACCGGCGCCGCCCAGATGGACGGCGCGATCCTGGTGTGCTCGGCCGCCGACGGCCCGATGCCCCAGACCCGCGAGCACATCCTGCTGGCCCGCCAGGTGGGTGTGCCTTACATCATCGTGTTCCTGAACAAGTGCGACATGGTCGACGACGCCGAGCTGCTCGAGCTGGTCGAAATGGAAGTGCGCGAGCTGCTGGACAAGTACGACTTCCCCGGCGACGACACCCCCATCATCCACGGCTCGGCCAAGCTCGCCCTGGAAGGCGACTCCGGCAAGCTGGGCGAAGAAGCCATCATGAAGCTGGCTGAAGCGCTGGACACTTACATCCCGACGCCCGAGCGCGCCGTGGACGGTGCCTTCCTGATGCCCGTCGAAGACGTGTTCTCCATCTCCGGCCGCGGCACCGTGGTGACCGGTCGTGTCGAACGCGGCATCGTCAAGGTCGGCGAGGAAATCGAGATCGTCGGCATCCGCGACACCGTCAAGACCACCTGCACCGGCGTGGAAATGTTCCGCAAGCTGCTGGACCAGGGTCAGGCCGGCGACAACGTCGGTATCCTGCTGCGCGGCACCAAGCGTGAAGAAGTCGAGCGCGGCCAAGTGCTGTGCAAGCCCGGCTCCATCAAGCCGCACACGCACTTCACCGCCGAGGTGTACGTTCTGTCGAAGGACGAAGGCGGCCGTCACACGCCCTTCTTCAACAACTACCGTCCGCAGTTCTACTTCCGCACGACCGACGTCACCGGCGCCATCGAGCTGCCGACCGACAAGGAAATGGTCATGCCTGGCGACAACGTGTCGATCACCGTCAAGCTGATCAACCCCATCGCCATGGAAGAAGGTCTGCGCTTCGCCATCCGTGAAGGCGGCAAGACCGTCGGCGCCGGCGTGGTTGCCAAGATCATCGCCTAA
- a CDS encoding patatin-like phospholipase family protein: MNHKDLPTSAVAVLEAPRPISLALQGGGSHGAFTWGVLDALLEDGRLDISGLSGASAGAVNAVALAHGFANGGPTREGRSQLARDTLARVWRGVAGLAGLGSMAQGIARLMTGGWSSDAGSAFGDAMSRWMSPYQSNPLGFNPLRKLLQEEIDFESVGRLQQPKVFVSATQVRTGQATIFKGRKLTLDALMASACLPQMFKAVEIDGEAYWDGGFSSNPPLAPLVDGCDSRDIVLVQLNPLSRERIPQGVQDIQERVTELNFNASLLAQMRTIDFINRLIARGELVEGAEYKSVRLHRIDGGKAMQDLSASSKLSADPAMVERLFGEGRAAAAKWLARHFDALGSESTIDIRRDYVGSTA; this comes from the coding sequence ATGAACCACAAGGACTTGCCGACGTCGGCAGTCGCCGTCCTGGAGGCGCCGAGGCCGATCAGCCTGGCGCTGCAAGGCGGCGGATCGCACGGCGCCTTCACCTGGGGCGTGCTCGATGCGCTGCTGGAAGACGGCCGGCTCGATATTTCCGGCCTGAGCGGCGCCAGCGCCGGCGCGGTCAATGCGGTGGCGCTGGCCCACGGCTTCGCCAACGGCGGACCGACCCGCGAGGGCCGCAGCCAGCTGGCACGCGACACCCTCGCGCGCGTCTGGCGCGGCGTCGCGGGCCTTGCCGGGCTGGGCTCGATGGCCCAGGGCATCGCCCGCCTGATGACCGGTGGCTGGAGCAGCGATGCCGGCAGCGCCTTCGGCGATGCGATGAGCCGCTGGATGTCGCCCTACCAGTCCAATCCCCTGGGCTTCAATCCGCTGCGCAAGCTCCTGCAGGAGGAGATCGATTTCGAATCCGTGGGCCGGCTGCAGCAGCCGAAGGTCTTCGTGTCCGCCACCCAGGTGCGCACCGGGCAGGCGACCATCTTCAAGGGCCGCAAACTCACCCTCGATGCGCTCATGGCATCCGCCTGCCTGCCCCAGATGTTCAAGGCGGTGGAGATCGACGGCGAGGCCTACTGGGACGGCGGCTTTTCCTCGAACCCGCCGCTGGCGCCGCTGGTGGACGGCTGCGACAGCCGCGACATCGTGCTGGTGCAGCTCAACCCGCTGTCGCGGGAGCGTATTCCGCAGGGCGTGCAGGACATCCAGGAGCGTGTCACCGAACTCAATTTCAACGCCAGCCTGCTGGCGCAGATGCGCACCATCGACTTCATCAACCGGCTGATCGCCCGCGGCGAACTGGTGGAGGGTGCCGAGTACAAGAGCGTGCGCCTGCACCGCATCGACGGCGGCAAGGCCATGCAGGATCTGTCGGCATCTAGCAAGCTGTCGGCCGACCCGGCGATGGTGGAGCGCCTCTTCGGCGAGGGCCGCGCGGCGGCGGCGAAGTGGCTGGCCCGGCATTTCGACGCGCTGGGCAGCGAAAGCACCATCGACATCCGCCGCGACTACGTCGGCAGCACCGCCTGA
- a CDS encoding uracil-DNA glycosylase, translating into MAADQLSSADPADWPVAPGWAALVDAFFTGPAGQKLLGFLAARLDAEATIFPPQPLRALELTPPEEVRVVILGQDPYHGRGQAEGLAFSVAPGVALPPSLRNIFKELERDLGTPWPTFPSPGGSLVKWARKGVLLLNTCLTVEEAQPASHAGKGWEVLTDAVIRQVAEGDHPVVFMLWGAHAQSKRALIDTKRHLILASNHPSPLSALRPPVPFIGNGHFSQAREWRDRHGKPGA; encoded by the coding sequence ATGGCGGCAGATCAGCTGAGCAGCGCCGACCCCGCCGACTGGCCGGTCGCGCCCGGATGGGCAGCCCTGGTGGATGCCTTCTTCACCGGTCCGGCCGGGCAGAAGCTGCTGGGTTTCCTGGCGGCCCGGCTGGACGCCGAAGCGACCATCTTTCCGCCCCAGCCCCTGCGGGCGCTGGAGCTGACGCCGCCCGAGGAGGTGCGTGTCGTCATCCTCGGCCAGGACCCATACCACGGCCGCGGCCAGGCCGAGGGGCTGGCCTTCAGCGTGGCGCCGGGCGTGGCCCTGCCGCCCTCGCTGCGCAACATCTTCAAGGAACTGGAACGCGACCTGGGCACCCCCTGGCCGACGTTTCCCTCGCCCGGCGGCAGCCTGGTGAAGTGGGCGCGCAAGGGCGTGCTGCTGCTCAACACCTGCCTGACCGTGGAAGAGGCGCAGCCCGCCAGCCACGCCGGCAAGGGCTGGGAGGTGCTGACCGACGCGGTCATCCGCCAGGTGGCCGAGGGCGATCATCCGGTCGTCTTCATGCTGTGGGGCGCGCATGCGCAGAGCAAACGTGCCTTGATCGACACGAAGCGGCACCTGATCCTCGCCTCCAACCATCCCTCGCCGCTGTCGGCCCTGCGCCCGCCCGTGCCTTTCATCGGCAACGGGCATTTCTCGCAGGCGCGCGAATGGCGCGACCGGCACGGCAAGCCGGGCGCCTGA
- the trpC gene encoding indole-3-glycerol phosphate synthase TrpC, translating into MSDILQQIIEVKHQEIAAAKDRVPLDQVRADAESRVLTRDFVGALRAKIAAGDPAVIAEIKKASPSKGVIRADFIPADIAQSYAEGGAACLSVLTDRQFFQGSPDFLKQARASVGLPVLRKDFMVDPYQIYESRAMGADCILLIAAALEDGLMAELEAIALGLDMAVLVEVHNREELQRALKLRTPLIGINNRDLRSFEVSLDTTLSLMADVPADRLLVTESGITAQPDVERMRGAGVNAFLVGEAFMRHEEPGQALAELFFD; encoded by the coding sequence ATGAGCGACATCCTCCAACAGATCATCGAAGTCAAGCACCAGGAAATCGCCGCGGCGAAGGACCGGGTGCCCCTGGACCAGGTGCGCGCCGATGCCGAGAGCCGGGTGCTCACCCGCGACTTCGTCGGTGCCCTGCGCGCCAAGATCGCGGCGGGCGATCCGGCGGTCATCGCCGAGATCAAGAAGGCCAGCCCTTCCAAGGGCGTGATCCGCGCCGACTTCATCCCCGCCGACATCGCGCAGAGCTATGCCGAAGGCGGCGCCGCCTGCCTCTCGGTGCTGACGGACCGGCAGTTCTTCCAGGGCAGCCCGGACTTCCTCAAGCAGGCACGTGCCTCGGTGGGCCTGCCGGTGCTGCGGAAGGACTTCATGGTCGACCCCTACCAGATCTACGAATCGCGGGCCATGGGCGCCGACTGCATCCTGCTGATCGCTGCCGCCCTGGAAGACGGACTAATGGCCGAGCTGGAAGCCATCGCGCTGGGCCTGGACATGGCCGTGCTGGTCGAGGTGCACAACCGCGAGGAGCTGCAGCGCGCGCTGAAGCTGCGCACGCCGTTGATCGGCATCAACAACCGCGACCTGCGCAGCTTCGAGGTCAGCCTGGACACCACACTCTCGCTGATGGCCGATGTGCCCGCCGACCGCCTGCTGGTGACCGAATCCGGCATCACCGCCCAGCCCGACGTGGAGCGCATGCGTGGCGCCGGCGTGAACGCCTTCCTGGTCGGCGAGGCCTTCATGCGCCACGAGGAACCGGGCCAGGCCCTGGCCGAGCTGTTCTTCGACTGA
- the trpD gene encoding anthranilate phosphoribosyltransferase, whose protein sequence is MPITPQQALQRTIEHREIFHDEMLHLMRTIMSGEMSPAMTAAIITGLRVKKESIGEITAAAQVMREFATKVEVADSTHLVDIVGTGGDGSHTFNISTCTMFVAAAAGARVSKHGGRSVSSKSGSADVLEALGADINLPPEAIARCIAEVGIGFMFAPNHHPAMKNVAPVRKELGVRTIFNILGPLTNPAGAPNILMGVFHADLVGIQVRALQRLGAQHALVVFGKDGLDEISLGAGTLVGELKDGEIHEYEIHPEDFGLAMASSRALKVETPQESMALLRGVLDGAPGPARDIVSLNAAAALYAAGVASSIPEGLAQARSAIDSGAARAKLQHFVERTQVLGMQKASA, encoded by the coding sequence ATGCCCATCACCCCCCAGCAGGCGCTGCAGCGCACCATCGAACACCGCGAGATCTTCCACGACGAGATGCTGCACCTGATGCGCACCATCATGAGCGGCGAGATGTCGCCCGCGATGACGGCGGCCATCATCACCGGCCTGCGGGTGAAGAAGGAAAGCATCGGCGAGATCACGGCGGCCGCGCAGGTGATGCGCGAATTCGCCACCAAGGTGGAGGTGGCCGACAGCACCCACCTGGTCGACATCGTCGGCACCGGCGGCGACGGCTCGCACACCTTCAATATCTCCACCTGCACCATGTTCGTGGCGGCCGCGGCCGGCGCGCGCGTGAGCAAGCACGGCGGCCGCAGCGTCAGCAGCAAGAGCGGCAGCGCGGACGTGCTGGAGGCCCTGGGCGCCGACATCAACCTGCCGCCCGAGGCCATCGCCCGCTGCATCGCCGAGGTCGGCATCGGCTTCATGTTCGCGCCCAACCACCATCCGGCGATGAAGAACGTGGCGCCCGTGCGCAAGGAACTGGGCGTGCGCACCATCTTCAACATCCTGGGGCCGCTGACCAACCCGGCGGGCGCGCCCAACATCCTGATGGGCGTGTTCCATGCCGATCTGGTCGGCATCCAGGTGCGGGCCCTGCAGCGCCTGGGCGCGCAGCATGCCCTGGTGGTGTTCGGCAAGGACGGGCTGGACGAGATCAGCCTGGGCGCCGGCACGCTGGTGGGCGAGCTGAAGGACGGCGAGATCCACGAATACGAGATCCATCCCGAGGACTTCGGCCTGGCCATGGCCAGCAGCCGCGCCCTGAAGGTGGAGACACCGCAGGAGTCCATGGCCCTGCTGCGCGGCGTGCTCGACGGCGCGCCCGGGCCGGCGCGTGACATCGTCTCGCTCAACGCGGCGGCGGCGCTTTATGCGGCCGGCGTCGCATCCTCCATTCCCGAAGGCCTGGCGCAAGCGCGCTCGGCCATCGATTCCGGCGCCGCGCGCGCCAAGCTGCAGCACTTCGTCGAACGGACGCAGGTGCTGGGCATGCAGAAAGCCAGCGCATGA
- a CDS encoding aminodeoxychorismate/anthranilate synthase component II, with product MKLLMIDNYDSFTFNLVQYFSELGAEVEVFRNDEITVQGVGERIAAGVERLVVSPGPCSPAEAGISVAAIQAFAGQLPILGVCLGHQAIGAAFGGKIVRAQQLMHGKTSVITTKRTGVFSDLPEQFTVNRYHSLAIEKSAPPEVLEVTAWTDDGEIMGVRHKTLPIEGVQFHPESILTEHGHAMLKNYLDGK from the coding sequence ATGAAGCTTTTGATGATCGACAACTACGACAGCTTCACCTTCAATCTGGTGCAGTACTTCAGCGAACTCGGCGCCGAGGTGGAGGTGTTCCGCAACGACGAGATCACGGTCCAGGGCGTGGGTGAGCGCATCGCCGCCGGCGTCGAGCGGCTGGTGGTATCGCCCGGCCCTTGCTCGCCGGCCGAGGCGGGCATCTCGGTCGCGGCGATCCAGGCGTTCGCCGGCCAGCTGCCCATTCTGGGGGTGTGCCTGGGCCACCAGGCCATCGGCGCGGCCTTCGGCGGAAAGATCGTGCGGGCGCAGCAACTGATGCACGGCAAGACCAGCGTGATCACCACCAAGCGCACCGGCGTCTTCTCCGACCTGCCGGAGCAGTTCACCGTGAACCGCTACCACTCCCTGGCCATCGAGAAATCCGCGCCGCCCGAGGTGCTGGAAGTCACGGCCTGGACAGACGACGGCGAGATCATGGGCGTGCGCCACAAGACGTTGCCGATCGAGGGCGTGCAGTTCCATCCCGAGTCCATCCTCACCGAGCATGGCCACGCGATGCTGAAGAACTACCTGGACGGCAAGTGA
- the trpE gene encoding anthranilate synthase component I gives MFTESEFNALAQQGYNRIPLVAEAFADLETPLSLYLKLAHVQDGGRNSFLLESVVGGERFGRYSIIGLPARTLVRASGFGAQARSEVLTDDEVVEKAEGNPLDFIAAYQRRFKAAVRPGLPRFCGGLAGYFGYDAVRYIEKKLENSCPPDTLGCPDILLLQCEELAVIDNLSGKLHLIVYADPGQPRAYDAARARLDVLRERLRQPVLAPEIRPSQSHPSERSFAKADYIAAVERAKELIAAGDFMQVQVGQRIQKRFTESPLSLYRALRMLNPSPYMYFYHLGTGRPGEGGDFHVVGASPEILVRQEQTSEGQKITIRPLAGTRPRGATPEADQAAEVELVNDPKERAEHVMLIDLARNDIGRIAKAGSVKVTEAFAVERYSHVMHIVSNVEGVLKDGMSATDVLKATFPAGTLSGAPKVHAMELIDQLEPVKRGLYGGAVGYISYGGDMDVAIAIRTGLIKDQVLYVQAAAGVVADSVPEMEWKETEAKARALLRAAELVEEGLE, from the coding sequence GTGTTCACCGAATCCGAATTCAACGCCCTCGCACAGCAGGGCTACAACCGCATCCCCCTGGTGGCCGAGGCCTTCGCCGACCTCGAAACGCCGCTTTCGCTCTACCTCAAGCTCGCCCATGTGCAGGACGGCGGCCGCAACAGCTTCCTGCTGGAGTCGGTGGTGGGCGGCGAGCGTTTCGGCCGCTACAGCATCATCGGCCTGCCCGCCCGCACCCTGGTGCGCGCCAGCGGCTTCGGCGCGCAGGCCCGCAGCGAGGTGCTGACCGACGACGAGGTGGTCGAGAAGGCCGAGGGCAATCCGCTGGACTTCATCGCCGCCTACCAGCGCCGCTTCAAGGCGGCGGTGCGTCCGGGCCTGCCGCGCTTCTGCGGCGGGCTGGCTGGTTATTTCGGCTACGACGCGGTGCGCTACATCGAGAAGAAGCTCGAAAACAGCTGCCCGCCCGACACCCTGGGCTGCCCCGACATCCTGCTGCTGCAATGCGAGGAACTGGCGGTGATCGACAACCTCTCGGGCAAGCTGCACCTGATCGTCTATGCCGACCCGGGCCAGCCCAGGGCCTACGACGCCGCCCGCGCGCGCCTGGACGTGCTGCGCGAGCGCCTGCGCCAGCCGGTGCTGGCGCCGGAGATCCGGCCTTCGCAGAGCCATCCTTCGGAGCGCAGCTTCGCCAAGGCCGACTACATCGCGGCGGTGGAGCGCGCCAAGGAGCTGATCGCCGCCGGCGACTTCATGCAGGTGCAGGTGGGCCAGCGCATCCAGAAGCGCTTCACCGAATCGCCGCTGTCGCTCTACCGGGCGCTGCGCATGCTCAACCCCTCGCCCTATATGTACTTCTACCACCTGGGCACCGGCCGCCCGGGAGAGGGCGGCGACTTCCATGTGGTGGGCGCCTCGCCCGAGATCCTGGTGCGCCAGGAGCAGACATCCGAGGGCCAGAAGATCACCATCCGCCCACTCGCCGGCACCCGGCCGCGCGGCGCCACGCCCGAGGCCGACCAGGCCGCCGAGGTGGAACTGGTCAACGACCCGAAGGAACGCGCCGAACACGTCATGCTGATCGACCTGGCGCGCAACGACATCGGCCGCATCGCCAAGGCCGGCAGCGTGAAGGTGACCGAGGCCTTCGCGGTGGAGCGCTACAGCCATGTGATGCACATCGTGAGCAACGTCGAGGGTGTGCTGAAGGACGGCATGAGCGCCACCGACGTGCTCAAGGCCACCTTCCCGGCCGGCACGCTGAGCGGCGCGCCCAAGGTGCATGCGATGGAGCTGATCGACCAGCTGGAGCCGGTCAAGCGCGGCCTCTACGGCGGCGCGGTGGGCTATATCAGCTACGGCGGCGACATGGACGTGGCCATCGCCATCCGCACCGGCCTGATCAAGGACCAGGTGCTCTATGTGCAGGCCGCGGCCGGCGTGGTGGCCGACTCGGTGCCCGAGATGGAGTGGAAGGAAACCGAGGCCAAGGCGCGTGCGCTGCTGCGGGCGGCGGAGCTGGTGGAAGAAGGACTGGAGTGA
- the gph gene encoding phosphoglycolate phosphatase (PGP is an essential enzyme in the glycolate salvage pathway in higher organisms (photorespiration in plants). Phosphoglycolate results from the oxidase activity of RubisCO in the Calvin cycle when concentrations of carbon dioxide are low relative to oxygen. This enzyme is a member of the Haloacid Dehalogenase (HAD) superfamily of aspartate-nucleophile hydrolase enzymes (PF00702).): protein MNPTPQPPSALRYDAAIVDLDGTMVDTLGDFEQALGAMLVELGAQPLPRAQVMLLVGKGSEHLVHSALPLAGLAGHDPADALARYFRHYALVNGLHSAVFPGVPEGLQALRDAGLRLACLTNKPLAFARALLEANGLAHHFEHIFGGDSFAAKKPDPLPVRETCRALGSVPERTLAIGDSRNDALAASGAGCAVALVGYGYNHGEPIEQVPADFHLDSLEDLAALLARAN, encoded by the coding sequence ATGAATCCCACGCCACAGCCTCCTTCCGCGCTGCGTTACGACGCCGCCATCGTCGACCTCGACGGAACCATGGTCGACACCCTCGGCGACTTCGAGCAGGCGCTGGGCGCCATGCTGGTCGAGCTGGGCGCCCAGCCCCTGCCGCGTGCGCAGGTGATGCTGCTGGTCGGCAAGGGCTCCGAGCACCTGGTGCATTCGGCGCTGCCGCTGGCGGGCCTTGCGGGGCACGACCCGGCCGATGCCCTGGCGCGCTACTTCCGCCACTACGCCCTGGTCAACGGCCTGCATTCGGCCGTGTTCCCCGGTGTGCCCGAGGGCCTGCAGGCGCTGCGCGATGCCGGCCTGCGCCTGGCCTGCCTGACCAACAAGCCGCTGGCCTTCGCCCGCGCGCTGCTGGAGGCCAATGGCCTGGCGCATCACTTCGAGCACATCTTCGGCGGCGACAGCTTCGCGGCCAAGAAGCCAGATCCGCTGCCGGTGCGCGAGACCTGCCGCGCGCTCGGCAGCGTTCCTGAGCGCACGCTGGCGATCGGCGATTCGCGCAACGATGCCCTGGCGGCCTCCGGCGCCGGATGCGCGGTCGCGCTGGTCGGCTACGGCTACAACCACGGCGAGCCGATCGAGCAAGTGCCGGCCGACTTCCATCTGGATTCGCTGGAAGATCTGGCGGCGCTGCTGGCGCGGGCGAACTGA